A single region of the Thermococcus paralvinellae genome encodes:
- a CDS encoding NAD(P)/FAD-dependent oxidoreductase — MNMANLGKGYMGSSEEKFDVVIIGAGPAGLFAAYELAEKSNFKIAVIDEGGDIDQRVCPMYELGYCVGCKPCHIMSGVGGAGGLSDGTINLRPDIGGDLTELTHDENYSWQLVWEVDQIFLKHGAPRRLYKGNEEQIRKWERRAAQAGVKFIPIIQRHIGSDHTKEVIKSIKDYLESRGVKFILWTKVEEFKQGEVIARRRNRLFTIKTRYIIVAPGRGGADWFHEIAQKIGLKAKHGPIDVGVRVEVPAIVMEPITSINHDPKFHIYTDTYDDFVRTFCTNPYGFVVEERYDGYVGVNGHSMRDKKSNNTNFAFLSRIELTEPVEDTTAYGKSIAQLATTIGGGKPILQRLGDLRRGRRSTWARIRKSNVEPTLKHVTPGDIAMALPHRVVTNIIEGLEKLDKVIPGVASDHTLLYAPEIKYYAMRAEVNEDLETSIENIFAAGDGAGLSRDIVNAAATGLLAARGILKKEGLYTNKDFKKPGNWRKIIESMKD, encoded by the coding sequence ATGAACATGGCAAACCTTGGTAAGGGATATATGGGTTCTTCTGAGGAAAAATTTGACGTTGTCATAATAGGAGCTGGTCCAGCAGGTCTTTTTGCCGCGTATGAGCTTGCGGAGAAGAGTAATTTTAAGATAGCAGTAATAGACGAAGGAGGAGATATTGATCAGAGAGTCTGCCCGATGTATGAGCTTGGCTATTGTGTCGGATGCAAGCCATGTCACATAATGAGCGGTGTTGGTGGAGCTGGTGGATTAAGCGACGGAACAATAAACCTAAGGCCAGATATCGGTGGTGATTTGACCGAGCTCACTCACGATGAAAACTATTCTTGGCAGCTTGTCTGGGAAGTTGACCAAATTTTTCTAAAACATGGGGCACCAAGAAGACTCTACAAAGGAAACGAGGAACAAATACGAAAATGGGAAAGAAGGGCTGCTCAGGCAGGAGTGAAGTTCATTCCAATAATCCAGAGGCACATTGGTTCAGACCACACGAAAGAAGTAATAAAATCGATTAAAGATTACCTCGAAAGCAGAGGAGTGAAGTTCATTCTCTGGACAAAAGTTGAGGAATTTAAGCAAGGTGAAGTCATAGCGAGAAGAAGGAATAGACTCTTCACAATTAAAACCAGATACATAATTGTTGCTCCCGGGAGAGGAGGAGCAGACTGGTTCCACGAAATTGCTCAGAAAATTGGACTAAAAGCCAAACATGGGCCAATAGATGTAGGGGTTAGAGTTGAAGTTCCTGCTATAGTGATGGAGCCTATAACAAGCATAAACCATGACCCAAAGTTCCACATTTACACTGACACATATGATGATTTTGTCAGAACATTCTGCACAAATCCATACGGCTTTGTTGTTGAAGAAAGATATGATGGCTATGTTGGTGTAAACGGACACTCTATGAGGGATAAAAAGAGCAACAACACAAACTTTGCTTTTCTAAGCAGAATAGAACTTACAGAGCCAGTTGAAGATACCACAGCTTATGGAAAGAGCATCGCACAGCTGGCAACGACTATTGGAGGAGGGAAGCCAATTTTACAGCGTTTAGGTGACTTAAGGAGAGGAAGGAGGAGCACATGGGCAAGGATAAGAAAGAGCAATGTTGAACCAACACTGAAGCATGTCACTCCCGGAGATATAGCCATGGCTTTGCCGCACAGAGTTGTTACAAATATAATAGAGGGTCTAGAAAAGCTGGATAAAGTAATTCCGGGAGTTGCAAGTGATCATACCTTGCTATATGCTCCAGAAATCAAATACTATGCAATGAGGGCTGAAGTAAATGAAGATTTGGAGACGAGCATAGAAAACATATTTGCTGCTGGTGACGGTGCAGGCCTTTCAAGGGATATAGTGAACGCAGCCGCAACGGGGCTTTTAGCAGCAAGGGGAATACTGAAAAAGGAAGGATTGTACACTAATAAAGATTTCAAGAAACCAGGTAACTGGAGAAAGATTATTGAATCGATGAAGGATTGA
- a CDS encoding CBS domain-containing protein, whose translation MCIVVGKRRHLQMQRKKELSHNIRYISKVPVRIVMDREFLKVHPEDSLITLIENLREEETSAVVVDDEGRLLGFITMKDLLHFFSPPRRYSIVGLGLLKKYTLNRASRVEDIMVTKPITIHISDNLGHAIKLMIETGKHHLPVVDDERKVHGILEVKDIIRLIRIVSL comes from the coding sequence ATGTGTATCGTGGTTGGAAAAAGAAGGCATCTTCAGATGCAAAGAAAGAAAGAGTTGAGTCATAACATTCGCTACATCTCGAAAGTTCCTGTAAGGATTGTTATGGATAGAGAATTCCTAAAAGTTCATCCAGAAGATTCACTCATAACTTTAATAGAGAACCTCAGGGAAGAGGAAACCTCTGCAGTTGTTGTTGATGATGAAGGCAGGCTTTTGGGATTCATTACAATGAAGGATTTGCTTCATTTCTTTAGTCCACCGAGAAGATACTCTATTGTTGGTCTGGGGCTTTTGAAGAAGTATACACTCAACAGAGCATCGCGTGTTGAGGACATAATGGTCACAAAGCCTATAACTATACACATTAGTGACAACTTGGGTCATGCAATAAAATTGATGATTGAGACTGGAAAGCATCATCTCCCAGTTGTTGATGACGAGAGAAAAGTTCATGGGATCTTAGAGGTGAAAGATATCATACGCCTAATTAGGATAGTATCGCTTTAG
- a CDS encoding cation:proton antiporter, translating into MDVFLELAVILITAKLFGYLSSRFGLPAALGQIIGGIIFGPSLLNLITYDEGIRLIADLGVIMLLFLAGLETDIDEFKNVGFPSFVIATLGVVIPFLLGYLIAIKWGYPKMQALFLGGVMTATSVSLTANVLIELKKLRTRVGAAILAAAVVDDVLGIIILTILVAINTKGSVYLEDMAILLVEIFAFFVLSVLIGNKAIRRVLRTSHRINLPETVTTIALAIMLIFAYLAEHFQIAAITGAYLAGILVAGTEDARKITDKIVTIGYSFFIPIFLVGVGAETNARVVITAGTFALLYSLLAILGKIVGCGAGALLVKFKPKEAFQIGVGMIPRMEVGLIMANIGLAEGVLDRGAFSIAVAMVMITTLVTPPLLKWAFTRE; encoded by the coding sequence TTGGACGTATTCCTTGAACTTGCTGTAATACTTATAACAGCAAAGCTCTTTGGATACTTAAGCTCACGCTTTGGACTGCCAGCTGCCCTAGGTCAAATAATTGGTGGTATCATTTTCGGTCCATCCCTTCTTAATCTCATCACATATGACGAAGGAATCAGGTTAATAGCTGATCTTGGCGTGATAATGCTCCTCTTTTTGGCTGGTCTTGAAACAGATATTGATGAGTTTAAGAACGTTGGGTTTCCTTCCTTTGTAATAGCAACTTTAGGAGTTGTGATTCCTTTCTTGTTAGGATACCTGATAGCAATTAAGTGGGGATATCCCAAAATGCAGGCACTTTTTCTTGGTGGTGTCATGACGGCAACAAGTGTTAGCTTAACAGCTAATGTTCTCATTGAACTTAAGAAGTTGCGTACTCGTGTTGGAGCTGCAATTCTGGCAGCAGCTGTCGTTGATGATGTTCTCGGTATAATAATCCTGACGATTCTTGTGGCTATAAACACGAAAGGAAGTGTTTATCTTGAGGATATGGCAATACTTCTTGTCGAGATATTTGCCTTTTTTGTTCTTAGTGTATTGATTGGAAATAAAGCCATTAGGCGTGTTTTGAGAACCTCTCATAGGATAAACTTGCCGGAAACTGTGACAACTATAGCATTGGCTATAATGTTAATATTCGCTTATCTAGCTGAACATTTCCAGATAGCTGCTATAACTGGAGCCTATTTGGCTGGAATACTCGTTGCAGGCACAGAGGATGCACGAAAGATAACTGACAAAATAGTTACCATCGGCTACTCATTTTTCATCCCGATATTTCTCGTTGGTGTTGGGGCTGAAACAAACGCTCGTGTTGTCATTACTGCAGGGACATTTGCTCTGCTTTACTCTCTTCTTGCAATCCTAGGGAAAATTGTTGGATGTGGAGCTGGAGCTTTACTGGTTAAATTCAAACCAAAGGAAGCTTTTCAGATTGGGGTTGGAATGATTCCTAGAATGGAAGTTGGTTTGATAATGGCAAACATAGGATTGGCTGAAGGGGTTCTCGATAGGGGAGCATTTTCAATTGCAGTAGCGATGGTCATGATAACTACTCTTGTAACGCCTCCATTGCTTAAATGGGCATTTACGAGGGAGTAA
- a CDS encoding cation:proton antiporter encodes METLLIIALMLATAKLFGWIFEKLGQPVVLGQVLGGLVIGIFAESNEIIREFANLGVLLLLFLAGIESDLSEFKRVGKPSMFVAGVGVAVAFLFGFLVALPFVEFHEALLYGAIMTPTSVSITVRVLMELRRLRTKEGTTILAAAVVDDVLGILILTIIISLLREGSIHYDAIVEILIEVTGFLAVFLYLGPVLAEKVFRKISRIDLPEATTTFAIVFLILFAYLAEHLNLASILGAYMVGLTIGQTNYRKQVENPVNTLGYSLFIPLFFVEVGMRIDLGYIIHAGFFAVIYSVAAILSKILGCGLGAYLGGFDPKASLRIGVGMIPRLGVELAMLAIAMTSGVIGADALTVAIFMVFVTTIITPPLLKWVYSRE; translated from the coding sequence ATGGAGACGCTACTAATAATAGCACTAATGCTTGCTACTGCAAAACTTTTCGGGTGGATATTTGAAAAGCTGGGCCAACCGGTTGTACTTGGTCAGGTTCTTGGGGGCCTTGTAATTGGAATCTTTGCTGAGAGTAATGAAATAATTCGTGAATTTGCGAACCTTGGAGTTCTTCTCCTTCTGTTCTTAGCAGGTATTGAGAGTGATTTAAGTGAATTTAAAAGAGTTGGGAAGCCAAGTATGTTCGTTGCAGGAGTAGGAGTGGCTGTTGCGTTCCTATTTGGATTTCTTGTGGCTCTTCCTTTTGTTGAATTTCATGAAGCTCTTTTATACGGCGCAATAATGACTCCCACTAGTGTTAGCATAACCGTTAGAGTCTTAATGGAGCTAAGAAGACTGAGAACAAAAGAGGGTACAACTATTTTAGCGGCAGCTGTTGTTGATGATGTTTTGGGAATACTAATTTTAACTATTATCATCTCCTTATTGAGGGAGGGTAGCATCCATTATGATGCAATCGTTGAGATTCTCATTGAAGTTACTGGATTTCTTGCAGTTTTCTTGTATTTAGGACCTGTGCTGGCAGAAAAAGTTTTTAGAAAGATCTCTCGCATAGACTTGCCAGAGGCCACGACAACTTTTGCAATCGTTTTCTTGATACTCTTCGCTTATTTAGCTGAGCATTTGAATTTGGCCTCTATTCTTGGAGCATATATGGTTGGCCTTACTATTGGACAAACGAATTATAGGAAACAGGTGGAAAATCCAGTTAATACCCTAGGATACTCCTTGTTCATACCTTTATTCTTTGTAGAGGTTGGTATGAGAATTGATCTGGGCTATATAATTCACGCTGGATTTTTTGCTGTAATTTATTCAGTTGCAGCTATCCTTAGCAAAATTCTTGGATGTGGCCTTGGTGCTTATTTAGGCGGCTTTGACCCGAAGGCTTCTTTAAGAATCGGAGTTGGCATGATTCCAAGATTGGGGGTTGAGCTGGCTATGTTGGCAATAGCAATGACAAGCGGTGTAATTGGTGCAGATGCATTAACAGTTGCAATTTTTATGGTGTTCGTGACGACCATAATAACCCCACCGTTGTTGAAGTGGGTTTACAGCAGAGAATGA
- the lrpA gene encoding HTH-type transcriptional regulator LrpA, with the protein MIDERDRIIIEMLTKDARTPFTEIAKVLGISETAVRKRVKALEEAGIIKGYTVKVDPAKLGYSLVSITGVDTRPEKIFEVANKLKEFDFVKELYLTSGDHMIMAEIWAKDGEDLADIISNKIGKIDGVVKVCPAIILEKLK; encoded by the coding sequence TTGATAGATGAAAGAGATAGAATTATAATAGAAATGCTTACTAAGGATGCAAGAACACCATTTACCGAAATTGCAAAAGTCCTTGGGATTAGCGAGACTGCTGTGAGAAAAAGAGTTAAGGCTTTGGAGGAAGCGGGAATCATTAAAGGCTACACAGTTAAAGTTGATCCGGCTAAGCTGGGATACAGCTTGGTCAGCATAACTGGGGTTGATACACGCCCTGAAAAGATATTTGAGGTTGCAAACAAACTCAAAGAATTTGACTTCGTCAAAGAGCTCTACTTAACCAGTGGAGACCACATGATAATGGCAGAAATATGGGCAAAGGATGGAGAAGATTTGGCTGATATAATTTCAAACAAAATAGGCAAAATCGATGGTGTTGTAAAAGTCTGTCCTGCAATTATTTTAGAGAAGCTTAAGTAA
- the rlmD gene encoding 23S rRNA (uracil(1939)-C(5))-methyltransferase RlmD → MRTEIKKLSEEGFGVARVGKRKIYVPFTAVGDVVEIRKWHRKKKMFIAHDYDIIEFSPLRVEPKCKYFGKCGGCILQHLAYKEQIKFKEEKLEKILGFHIEVLPSPKIYGHRNRIDVVISTRGIGFRRKGTWWDVIDIEKCEVFGDKSERALKALREFIEDYNLEPWNLEKSEGFMRYIVMREGKFTSEFMVNLVTNEGSLPEEVSEYFDFADSIYWSINALKSDVSYGEPRKFWGNEFIREKLDDVVYLIHPNSFFQTNSYQAVTLVKKVAEFADGEKVLDLYSGVGTFGIYLAKRGFNVEGIEINPFAVEMAKRNVEINNVNARFYVGEDKDVENLKEYDTLIVDPPRAGLHPKLIRKILRDKPETIVYVSCNPKTLAKNLEELNEAYKIEEIIGLDMFPHTPHIEVVTKLKLNV, encoded by the coding sequence ATGAGAACAGAAATCAAAAAGCTGAGTGAAGAGGGATTTGGAGTTGCAAGAGTCGGTAAAAGAAAAATCTACGTTCCTTTTACGGCTGTTGGCGATGTAGTTGAAATCAGAAAGTGGCACAGAAAAAAGAAAATGTTTATTGCCCATGATTATGATATAATTGAATTTTCTCCCTTAAGAGTTGAACCAAAATGTAAGTACTTTGGAAAATGCGGAGGCTGTATATTACAGCACCTAGCATATAAGGAGCAAATAAAGTTCAAGGAAGAAAAACTAGAGAAAATTCTCGGATTTCATATTGAAGTACTGCCTTCTCCAAAGATTTATGGACACAGAAACAGAATTGATGTTGTCATTTCTACAAGAGGAATAGGGTTTAGAAGAAAAGGCACTTGGTGGGATGTTATTGATATAGAAAAATGCGAAGTCTTTGGAGATAAAAGTGAAAGGGCACTAAAGGCGTTAAGAGAGTTCATAGAAGATTATAATCTTGAACCATGGAACTTAGAAAAAAGTGAAGGGTTCATGAGGTACATCGTTATGAGAGAGGGCAAATTCACGAGTGAATTTATGGTGAATCTCGTCACAAATGAAGGATCTCTCCCAGAAGAAGTATCAGAGTATTTTGACTTTGCAGATTCAATATACTGGAGCATTAATGCGTTAAAAAGCGATGTTTCTTATGGAGAACCAAGAAAGTTCTGGGGCAATGAGTTCATAAGAGAGAAGCTTGACGATGTTGTATATCTCATCCATCCAAACAGCTTTTTCCAAACAAATTCCTATCAGGCTGTAACTCTTGTAAAAAAAGTAGCCGAATTTGCAGATGGTGAAAAGGTGCTTGATCTATATTCTGGCGTTGGAACGTTTGGGATTTATTTGGCAAAAAGGGGATTTAATGTCGAAGGAATCGAAATTAATCCATTTGCAGTTGAAATGGCAAAACGAAATGTTGAGATTAACAATGTTAATGCTAGGTTTTATGTTGGGGAAGACAAAGATGTTGAGAATCTCAAAGAATACGATACTCTAATAGTAGATCCCCCAAGAGCAGGGCTTCATCCAAAGCTCATACGGAAGATACTCAGAGATAAGCCAGAAACAATTGTTTATGTTTCATGCAATCCTAAAACACTCGCTAAAAACCTAGAAGAGCTTAATGAAGCCTATAAAATCGAGGAAATAATTGGCCTCGACATGTTTCCCCATACTCCCCACATAGAGGTAGTAACAAAATTAAAATTAAATGTTTGA
- a CDS encoding helix-turn-helix domain-containing protein: MRRRDYIYKLLVVKKKAVTLQKLSEELETPMPKLLQTLKSLESDGLVEVFYGQEKATIMVRAKTLDDYIET; encoded by the coding sequence ATGCGTAGGAGGGATTATATATACAAGCTTTTAGTTGTGAAGAAAAAAGCCGTAACTTTGCAAAAATTAAGTGAAGAGTTGGAGACACCCATGCCCAAACTTCTTCAGACTCTTAAAAGCTTAGAATCTGATGGATTGGTAGAGGTTTTCTATGGCCAAGAAAAGGCTACAATCATGGTTAGAGCTAAAACCCTTGATGATTACATTGAAACTTAA
- a CDS encoding ATP-dependent DNA ligase gives MLYKELAELYRRLEKTTLKTLKTRFVADFLKKVEDEELLEIVPYLILGKVFPDWDERELGVGEKLLIKAVAMATGINAEWIENSVKDTGDLGESVALALQKRKQKSFFGQPLTIKRVYKTLVKVAETTGEGSQDRKLKYLANLFMDAEPIEGKYLARTILGTMRTGVAEGLLRDAIAEAFRVKPELVERAYMLTSDFGFVTKIARLEGNEGLSKVTIQIGKPIKPMLAQMAASVREALIEMGGEAEFEIKYDGARVQVHKDGDKVIIYSRRLENVTKSIPEVVERIRKSIKPEKAIVEGELVAVGEGGRPRPFQYVLRRFRRKYNIQEMIEKIPLELNLFDVLYVDGESLIDTPFIERRKKLESIVEANQWIKVAENLITKSPEEAEEFYHKALDMGHEGLMAKRLDAVYEPGNRGKKWLKIKPTMENLDLVIIGAEWGEGRRAHVLSSFLLGAYDPGTGTFVPVGKVGSGFTDEDLIEFTKMLKPLIKKEKGKFVEIEPKVVIEVTYQEIQKSPKYESGFALRFPRYVALRDDKSPEDADTLERIAQLYELQERMKAGKR, from the coding sequence ATGCTGTACAAAGAGTTGGCCGAGCTATATAGAAGACTGGAAAAAACAACACTCAAAACTTTAAAAACAAGGTTTGTCGCTGATTTTCTCAAGAAAGTTGAAGATGAGGAGCTCTTAGAGATTGTGCCCTATCTCATTCTAGGAAAGGTTTTTCCAGATTGGGACGAAAGAGAATTAGGTGTTGGTGAAAAGCTTCTTATTAAAGCAGTCGCAATGGCAACCGGCATTAATGCGGAGTGGATAGAGAATTCAGTAAAAGACACTGGTGATTTGGGTGAGAGCGTTGCGTTAGCCCTTCAAAAAAGAAAACAGAAGAGCTTTTTTGGACAGCCTTTGACAATAAAGAGAGTTTACAAAACTCTTGTAAAAGTTGCAGAAACTACAGGGGAAGGAAGCCAAGATAGGAAGCTTAAATATCTTGCAAACCTCTTCATGGATGCTGAACCGATTGAAGGAAAGTATTTGGCAAGGACAATCCTCGGAACAATGAGAACAGGTGTTGCAGAAGGACTTTTGAGGGATGCAATAGCCGAAGCATTTAGAGTGAAGCCAGAGCTTGTTGAGAGAGCTTACATGCTAACAAGCGACTTTGGGTTTGTTACAAAAATAGCCAGGCTTGAGGGAAATGAAGGATTATCCAAGGTCACAATCCAGATTGGAAAGCCAATAAAGCCGATGCTTGCCCAGATGGCTGCTAGTGTTAGAGAAGCTTTAATCGAGATGGGAGGCGAAGCAGAGTTTGAAATTAAATATGACGGCGCGAGAGTTCAGGTCCACAAAGATGGAGATAAAGTGATTATCTATTCCAGAAGACTGGAGAACGTTACAAAGTCGATTCCAGAAGTCGTTGAGAGGATAAGGAAGAGCATAAAACCAGAAAAAGCCATAGTTGAAGGAGAACTTGTAGCAGTTGGAGAGGGAGGAAGGCCAAGACCGTTCCAGTACGTCTTGAGAAGATTCAGGAGAAAATACAACATCCAAGAGATGATTGAGAAAATACCGCTGGAGCTTAACTTGTTCGACGTTCTTTATGTTGATGGAGAGAGCTTAATTGATACTCCTTTTATCGAGCGCCGCAAGAAATTGGAGAGCATAGTTGAAGCTAATCAGTGGATTAAAGTTGCAGAGAACTTGATAACCAAAAGCCCAGAGGAAGCTGAGGAATTTTATCATAAAGCCCTCGACATGGGACATGAAGGCTTGATGGCTAAGCGTTTAGATGCTGTTTACGAGCCAGGTAACAGAGGTAAAAAGTGGCTCAAGATCAAACCAACCATGGAAAACCTTGATTTAGTAATCATTGGAGCAGAATGGGGAGAAGGAAGAAGAGCACATGTCTTAAGCTCTTTCCTACTTGGTGCTTACGACCCTGGCACTGGGACTTTCGTCCCAGTTGGAAAAGTGGGTAGCGGATTTACAGATGAAGACTTAATTGAGTTCACAAAAATGCTTAAGCCTCTCATAAAGAAAGAGAAAGGAAAATTCGTGGAAATAGAGCCCAAAGTAGTAATTGAAGTTACATATCAAGAGATTCAAAAGAGCCCAAAGTACGAGAGCGGCTTTGCACTGAGATTTCCGAGATATGTTGCCTTGAGAGATGATAAAAGCCCAGAAGATGCTGACACTTTAGAAAGGATTGCACAGCTATATGAGTTACAAGAGAGAATGAAAGCTGGAAAGCGTTAG
- a CDS encoding pantoate kinase produces MLIRAFIPAHITAFFVPRFNENPLFAGSLGAGINLTKGTNVFVSIESGLERHIHVAFNGEPVKKEQAFISYSVAEEIIPQEFEGDVEIWQYFDFPNGHGFGNSAGGALGTALALGYYFKNKTFLQAAQIAHKHEVLNKGGLGDVIAQVHGGIEIRIKAGAPGIGVVDNIFSEEYKVLTIPLGRLSTREVLDSDVVKAIEKEGQKALGKLLKNPTPENLMHLARDFAENTGLLNGELLEIAKEIDKLIKLPSSMVMLGKSLFALLREEELPRVQEKLRDLSIDNYPICGIYNEKPKVGRWIG; encoded by the coding sequence ATGCTAATTAGAGCTTTCATTCCAGCACATATAACAGCGTTCTTTGTGCCTAGGTTCAATGAAAATCCCCTTTTTGCTGGCTCTCTTGGAGCGGGGATTAACTTGACAAAAGGCACCAATGTTTTTGTGAGCATCGAAAGCGGATTAGAGAGGCATATTCACGTTGCATTCAATGGGGAACCAGTTAAAAAAGAACAAGCATTCATCAGTTATTCTGTCGCTGAAGAGATAATCCCCCAAGAATTCGAGGGAGATGTAGAAATCTGGCAGTATTTTGACTTCCCGAATGGACATGGCTTCGGCAACAGCGCTGGTGGAGCTTTGGGAACAGCTTTAGCTTTGGGATACTATTTCAAGAATAAAACATTCCTTCAAGCGGCACAAATAGCCCACAAGCACGAAGTCCTTAATAAGGGTGGCTTAGGGGATGTAATTGCTCAAGTACATGGAGGAATTGAGATTAGGATAAAAGCCGGAGCTCCTGGAATTGGTGTTGTCGATAATATATTTTCCGAGGAATACAAAGTTCTCACAATTCCTCTTGGAAGATTATCGACAAGAGAAGTTCTCGATAGTGATGTTGTAAAGGCAATAGAAAAAGAAGGGCAAAAAGCCCTAGGAAAACTCCTCAAAAACCCCACTCCCGAAAACCTTATGCATCTCGCAAGGGACTTTGCCGAAAATACAGGTCTTCTAAACGGGGAACTGCTAGAGATAGCAAAAGAAATTGACAAGTTGATAAAACTGCCTTCTTCCATGGTTATGCTTGGAAAAAGTCTTTTTGCCCTTTTAAGGGAAGAAGAACTGCCTAGAGTTCAAGAAAAACTTAGAGATCTCTCTATAGACAACTACCCCATCTGCGGAATTTACAATGAAAAGCCAAAGGTTGGGAGATGGATAGGGTAA